AGGTcgaccattttggagagcaattataggacaatataggagagagaaataggaagagtaggtaatccccctacttccgccgacctatgtatattctaaagtcattcgactatctttgtaaccattcagtacatagtgaaacaccaaccccgtggatgtaggccttagtgatgaaccacgtaaatctgtctcatttacatttcagcaccttacattcagcgttaaacttcatatgctttatatttatacttgattcttggtttattcctttatacgaacattatttatgataatactcgactagacaatgacaagcccgaaggcttcgagtcgatgaatcgatataatcatccccgttacgcatacgacgtacaattccagaattaggatgtatgcgaatattgtttgtgaacacgtggatggcttcgtgatttatgtgttcacaatttttgttaagaaaagaaCGAGAGTTACCGGATCTAGAAGTTTTCCTACTCTTCACCGTCTTCCATCCATCTTCATCACTCTGAGAAAACAAGATGGTCTTCATTGAAGCTACCTAAAACAAACAGCTAAGTCGACTCCTAAACGATCGCCCGATCCACGCTCTCACCTCTCTGAGGATGGTTGGCCCCTATGATATTTAGAACATATATTTCAAGAATGTTTTTCTCTCTTCCAAAAAGAGCATTGATGAGagatttttcaaaagaagaacatACTCCatactttcattttcatttggtGGTGTCAGATTATCTTCTGTCAAACAAACTATTGCAATGGAATGGTCACATTTACACCTAAACACTAAGAAGAAATGTTTGATGTTTCCTTAGTtgattgatattggaagggaaaCAGTTGCAAAGAGATGAAAACTATTGaggtagttttttctttttactttttcttttacgATAGAATGTAATCGTAACAAATATTTACTATTCTTCGTCTTCCCCCTGTATTTCTTTGAAATATGGAATTCATAGATAGCGTTTGTCATGAAAGGAAAACATTCTGATCGCTTTGATGATACATAAGCTACATAGATTAAGTGCCGTATTGAGGGATTGACTTAAGCCAGATTATAGAGCTAATAAAATTCATTCTTCTGCTCATCGAGGAATTGCAGCAACCACTGCATGATTGATGTTCCTCGTGCTTAGTTTTTCTAACCACTAAATTAAATGATTTCATAGGCTATCATCCAATATAACTGACAAAATGGATTCGTTTGTGTGAAGCAAGTTTAATATGAAATTGCAGACCTCACGAACAAAAGGCGAAGAGCGAAAATGAAAGTGTTGTggacactacgggaaaaatcatcattgacgacacaagataagagttgcagtacccctacgacaactccatttcatgcattgtggaacgggggtattgtagaaagtccaagtttttctacaatggatgacaagtgttgtaaagggtgatgtgattcatggttcgacaatagtttgtcaatgttgtgattctctttcgattttttttgataactaacacaactcttgcttgtattgtagaacaatcgtggaaaacataagtagcatatcgtagaaacatatacaacaacaattaccagtattatgaataatatttgcacaacacttgtatgaattttcgaactatcttggacaacacaaacttatgttgtaaagtaaATGAAAACCTTTTCACAATATCTGGCTTGTATAGTTGAAAATTGAAAGACAACATCTATTAATATTGTGTATACTAGTGTCACTACACTTGCTAGAGTTGTAGAACATTCTGTCACAACCTTTGTCTTGTGTAGTCATAATATCTAACACAAAATCCCTAGAACGTTGTaatatttgaagtaacaacatttgttagaagttgtgtgcataaaaatattttgaaaaaaaaaaagatcatagcTGAAATGGAATTTcagaaaataattcactttcacaTTAACCTACCAGTGTAAtacatttacattcattcaagttaacctgcCAGTGTTAAACACACATTCAAAAAATGGCAGTGATATAGATGTTTGGTTTCAAACCTCAGAAACCTCTCCTCAAATACATGTCCATCAAAAGTTTCAAGACTATCCCTCTCACTTCATGTTTAATTGAATGAAAATACCTAATCAGTTttttgcattaaaacaataagatcCTTGGAATCACTCTCATCAGAGCTATCATCACTGGGCTCTTCTTTCTTTTTGGCTGCAGGTGCAAGGCTTTCTTTGCTACGACAGCCTCGGCAGGGCTTTCTTTGATGCCCAGATGTAGCAGCGTTTGTCCTCCGGGGAAAGCGCTGGTTCTGGGGAAAGTTTTTCAAGTTTTCTGCAAAAGGAACATAGGAGAATGATCTTAGTGAAACGCCAAATCAAATGACACCATATTTTCACTATCTCGAGGACAGACCAATACAATTATAGTCCTGATCTTTCCAAGTCAACTAGTAGattaaccctaataaatctagAATCTGTTATTGGATAGACTTTAAATCAATGACCcagacaaaataaagataaacatcactacaaagaaaaaaaagtagaTACATAAATGTCAGGAAAGCATAACAGACCTGAAGAGCGCGGCAAACATTATCAAACTCAGGATCAAATTAGGCTTCTCCTTCACAGTGACAAGCTCAAGGACAATGCGACAAGATTGGTCTTCAGGGTTGATTATAGGAAACGCAAGAGATCCACGAACTTCATGATCAATCGCTCCAGCTAAAAATTAGAACAAGACAAGTCACACCCATTAAAGGATTGAACCAAATATATTCCACCAGTTTGAACTAGCTTAATAAACAACAAAAATTCAACAATTTACAATGTAATTATTCACCAAATACACTAGATTATTTTCAGTGTTGCTAATCGCCAAATATATTCTCACAATGCATTCACATAGAACTAGAACACAGGTCAGTGACCACTTCCTTCAGCTCTTACAAGTTTATGTCGGCATGTAGGTAATACATTCACGTAGATTTCACAAGTGGTGGATTGTTTCTTACCATTCACATCGAACCCGGCTCTTAGAAATGTTTTACTGACAAAGCAATCACCATTCATGTACTGTTATTGCTTAAACTTACTTGTCTTAATCAAAATGTTATTGCACAAGTTACCATGAACCTAAGCTCCAACAACTTCAGTTTCAGCCTCTGGTACTGTTTCCTCAGCAGGCCTATCCACCTTCACACCAACATCCTCAGAGTAGTCACCATGaacctagaaaataaaacaaTCACCGCATACACATCAGCTTTGCTTTGCAACCTTTCACAGAGAGTTCAGAGTGAGAACTGAAGTTTTAAACTTCAGGTGCATTCCGTAAACTTCTATTTTACTGGATACTTTCAAATAATTATTCAGAAAGCTCTCTACAAGGTTACGAGGCCGTCTATTCTttcacaacttcaaattttctaAACTTCCAGATAATATATATGTGCTAAAAAAAGTTCGTCGTACGGAAACTAAAACAGCCACTCCAAAAATACCATAAATCACGTAAATATTTAAGTTAAAGCGTCTTCTAAGAAAGCATAAAACAAGAGTGAGATATACCTCCATCAACTTTCCAAGATCAAACTTTAGAGCCTTCAAGATCTTGAACTTCCTAATAAACACATTCTGCAATAGATAAATGCTTGATGTAGCCTTCTCAATCTCCTTTCCAATCATTTCAGGAATGAATTTTGCCACCAACTCTTTAAGATCACACGAGGAGGCCTGGTTTACCATGACTTCAACCAACTTGCGACGAATCTGACAAAACAAAGTACAGATGTTACCTATTTACACAAATGAATAATATGAAAAATATAAGAAaccattgaaattgaaatatatAACTCAAGCTGTCGGATCTGGCTAGATTGAGCATTACAGGTTCTCTTGACCTGTTTCTCTCGCCTCTTGTTGAATCCAATACAGAACATCCTCAAGG
Above is a genomic segment from Papaver somniferum cultivar HN1 chromosome 10, ASM357369v1, whole genome shotgun sequence containing:
- the LOC113316339 gene encoding 40S ribosomal protein S3a-like, which encodes MDKAEVLLLIDTVAAEMSYEECRVDMLVPWRGSYDVSIDSASSGLAEMKLKPFGRLWWDDIVSTVVGRSEIHNQIPFADTLRMFCIGFNKRREKQVKRTCNAQSSQIRQLELYISISMIRRKLVEVMVNQASSCDLKELVAKFIPEMIGKEIEKATSSIYLLQNVFIRKFKILKALKFDLGKLMEVHGDYSEDVGVKVDRPAEETVPEAETEVVGA